The DNA segment GCACGGTGCAGTCCAGAAAGATACCGCCGGACGTCCCCGCAAACCGCACGAAAAATCCTTCGGTGTCGTTCTGATCCGCAGTCTGTGAACGCACCAGAAATGGCCGGCCAATCCTGCCGTCGGCGATCTTGTCGAAAGCATCCCTGTAGCTGGGATCGAAGCGCCGCATGAAGCCGATCGTGGCCCGCAGATGCGGATAACGCTCTGCCTCGGCCAATACGCGTTCACACTCGGCCAGATCGAGCGATAGCGGCTTCTCGCAGAACACATGCTTGCCCGCTCGCAATGCGTCGACAATCTGTTGCGCGTGCAACGAAGACGGTGTCACGAGCCACACCGCGTCCACGTCGCGATCCGCCAGCAGGTCCGCATAGTCGTGGTAAAGGCGCGGCTCGGGCAACGTATTGCGCGCCCAGGCCCGCTCGTCTTCGAGCGGACTGCATGCGGCCACCAGCGCCGCGCCCGGCACACGGTAAGCGAGGTTCTCCGCATGGCGCTTGCCGAGCCGCCCCAGACCCACCACGCCGATGCGAACCCGCTCTCTCCCCGCGATCATCACGATGCCTCGCCGAGTTTCACTGCGCGGCCTTCGCGCCATGAGCGCGTGGCGGCTTCAGCGAGTTCGAGCGCTTTCATTCCGTCCGCGACGGTCGTGCGCACCGGCTTGCCATGCGTGATCGCTTCGAAGAAATGCGCAATTTCCAGTGCGTACGCCGCGCGATAGCGTTCGAGAAAAAATGCCTCGGGCACGTCGCTCGACACCGCGGTTTTCGAATACGCGGTCACTTCGGTAGGCCGCACATTACCCGCCTGCAACATACCTTCGCTGCCGAGCACTTCGAAACGCTGATCGTAGCCATACGCGGCGCGGCGTGCGGTATTGATCTGGCACAGGCGCCCGCGCTTCGTGCGAATCGTGACCGCTGTCGAGTCGATATCGCCAGCTTCGGCGATCGCCGGGTCGGACAGGCAACTGCCGGTCGCATGCAATGTGTCGGCTTCGTCGTCGAGGATCCAGCGGAAAATGTCGAAGTCGTGAATCAGCATGTCCTTGAAAATGCCGCCCGAATGC comes from the Paraburkholderia sp. PREW-6R genome and includes:
- the iolG gene encoding inositol 2-dehydrogenase produces the protein MTDAVGTIDVAVLGAGRIGRIHAANLARQPGVRLKYVVDVNHEAAAALAAAHGAQVVDIDTVMGDASVRAAVICSSTDTHADLIMKSAAQQKHVFCEKPVDLTLERARACADAVERAGVVCMIGFQRRFDPTFSALKARIDAGEIGTPEMLVVTSRDPGAPPVEYIKHSGGIFKDMLIHDFDIFRWILDDEADTLHATGSCLSDPAIAEAGDIDSTAVTIRTKRGRLCQINTARRAAYGYDQRFEVLGSEGMLQAGNVRPTEVTAYSKTAVSSDVPEAFFLERYRAAYALEIAHFFEAITHGKPVRTTVADGMKALELAEAATRSWREGRAVKLGEAS
- a CDS encoding Gfo/Idh/MocA family oxidoreductase — protein: MIAGRERVRIGVVGLGRLGKRHAENLAYRVPGAALVAACSPLEDERAWARNTLPEPRLYHDYADLLADRDVDAVWLVTPSSLHAQQIVDALRAGKHVFCEKPLSLDLAECERVLAEAERYPHLRATIGFMRRFDPSYRDAFDKIADGRIGRPFLVRSQTADQNDTEGFFVRFAGTSGGIFLDCTVHDIDVARWLLGRPRATRVFAAGAIALHDGLREFGDVDNGVAICEFEGGKLAMFYASRTQAHGNDTHSEVIGTAGALAIGHNPRLNRVEIYDAGGVRNECTASFFDRFEDAFLFEARAFVADVQDGVARAGDGATLADALEATRIASAMRVSLETGEAVVLG